From a single Aricia agestis chromosome 17, ilAriAges1.1, whole genome shotgun sequence genomic region:
- the LOC121735666 gene encoding uncharacterized protein LOC121735666, which translates to MTPKSRARNAQNSDEEVCSRDKKRLKQRKSFRTLILEHVTDYSANSSLHGLKYIGEKKRTTIEKLFWILVFVFSLILCSTLIRNIYIKWEERPVIVSFAEQSTPVCKIPFPAVTLCFETKAFRRTFNYTSILSSMLKKGTIDQFTENQKIKYDMMSSICGLKDGFIGADDLLFHNLTEDIQFLKEMLPKENYVLDECGWKNTILNCPDMFTQILTDEGNCYTFNTLGPDDMLRVENLSTDYDYMEFVNKSNWSLENWYRFNASGSTNPRFSPAFGAKAGLELSVKVAEEDLDYYCKGPGVRILLHSPDEYPRLSQQYYNLPLGQEVVFAVKPNMMTTSKGLRPYVPVRRQCYFSDERYLRYFRVYNQGNCELECLTNFTYTKCGCVHFSMPHGPEIPVCSRKSDIDCMEKAQSEIIDFDSFTSWEEDHFEDRRQIGKCQCLPACTSLKYEAETSQSDFDIKKIVKILEDNYMNMTVPNNFKMLNLKIFFKEGQFITSKRSELYGRSDFIANCGGLLGLFLGFSLLSAVEILYFSTLRIWCLLWKNHRDKQSMKSPIVKVYNFNDKYTIYLQICYITDIFRASSFGNYDKDYDKTNDTSSGRVKVKRTKSSLFKDYLVDFTTNSNLHGLKYIGEKDRTPVEKIFWLFMFTCCVVLCSGLIRKVWIKWNESPVIVSFAETSTPVWQIPYPAVTVCFETKARQTVFNFTDYYHLYYNNETYANMTEEERNTFEDISLVCDDHLAPGTGRKTADGRETIEVLKGLSPNMSEVFLACKWKDVLKNTCEALFLPILTEEGHCYTFNTLGADDMFRVENLNTDYPYLNNANKTYSWTLETGYFPNTTLDAYPYRGSGYGVKAGLTFLLRAKQEELDYLCKGPVQGFKILLHNPAELPRVSQQYFRAPLSQEVIAAVKPKMMTTSDGLKPYDPTRRQCYFPSERYLRYFKVYTQANCEMECLTNFTLVRCGCVQFGMPHGPNIPVCNAGSVACIKQAAMELVTAEVKTGLNQHSEEDVNLSEARVVAAQCKCLPSCTAIEYEAETSQADYDWKAIFRAYHLPIEDEDEDLLYARVMVFFKEAQFITSKRSELYGQTDFLANCGGLLGLFMGFSFLSVAEILYFLTLRICCLLWKRRQHKAKRFKQNAVLSPEPVKVKQMYTD; encoded by the exons ATGACTCCGAAATCAAG GGCACGCAACGCGCAAAACTCTGACGAAGAAGTATGTAGCAGAGACAAAAAAAGACTAAAACAGAGAAAAAGTTTTCGCACTCTCATACTGGAGCATGTTACGGACTATTCTGCAAACTCTTCTTTACACGGCTTGAAATATATCGGAGAGAAGAAAAGAACTACGATTGAGAA GTTGTTCTGGATCCTCGTTTTTGTATTCAGTTTGATCTTATGTTCAACTCTTATAAGGAATATTTACATAAAGTGGGAAGAAAGACCCGTCATAGTTTCATTTGCTGAACAGTCGACTCCTGTTTGTAAA ATCCCCTTTCCTGCAGTTACGTTATGCTTTGAGACAAAAGCATTTCGGAGGACATTTAACTATACCAGTATTTTAAGTTCCATGTTAAAGAAAGGAACGATTGATCAATTTACCGAAAATCA gaAAATCAAGTACGACATGATGAGTTCAATATGCGGACTGAAGGACGGTTTTATCGGAGCCGATGATCTACTGTTTCACAATCTGACCGAAGACATTCAGTTTTTAAAAgag ATGCTGCCCAaggaaaattatgttttagacgAGTGCGGTTGGAAGAATACGATTCTGAATTGCCCAGATATGTTCACACAAATTCTGACAGATGAGGGCAATTGTTATACTTTCAATACATTAGGACCTGATGATATGCTCCGTGTCGAAAA TTTAAGCACTGACTACGATTACATGGAGTTTGTTAACAAAAGTAATTGGAGTCTGGAAAATTGGTATCGCTTCAACGCATCAGGTAGCACCAATCCTCGGTTTAGCCCT GCATTTGGAGCTAAAGCTGGATTGGAGCTCAGTGTGAAGGTTGCAGAGGAAGACCTAGATTATTATTGCAAAGGTCCCGGAGTAAGG ATCTTGCTCCACAGTCCAGACGAGTACCCTCGACTGTCGCAGCAATACTACAACCTGCCACTGGGACAGGAGGTAGTGTTTGCAGTCAAGCCCAACATGATGACCACATCGAAGGGTCTAAGACCTTATGTTCCAGTCAG GCGGCAATGCTATTTCTCCGACGAGCGATATCTCCGATACTTCAGGGTCTACAACCAGGGGAACTGTGAGCTGGAGTGTCTCACCAACTTTACCTACACCAAGTGCGGTTGCGTCCACTTCAGTATGCCTC ATGGACCTGAAATACCGGTTTGCAGTCGAAAATCAGATATTGATTGTATGGAGAAGGCACAAT CTGAAATTATCGATTTTGATTCATTTACAAGCTGGGAAGAAGACCATTTTGAAGATCGTCGACAAATTGGAAAATGCCAATGTCTGCCAGCTTGCACTTCTTTAAAATATGAGGCAGAAACCAGTCAGTCCGATTTTGAtatcaaaaaaattgttaaaatcttGGAGGATAATTACATGAACATGACTGTTCCTAACAA tTTCAAAATGCTGAATTTAAAGATTTTCTTTAAAGAGGGACAGTTTATAACGTCGAAGCGATCAGAACTGTATGGTCGATCGGACTTCATAGCCAACTGCGGGGGACTTCTTGGACTTTTCCTGGGATTCTCGCTGCTCAGTGCTGTGGAAATTCTATACTTCTCTACATTGAG AATCTGGTGTTTGCTGTGGAAGAATCATCGTGATAAACAGTCAATGAAATCTCCCATCGTAAAGGTTTATAATTTTAACGATAA GTATACAATATATCTACAAATATGCTATATTACTGACATTTTTAGGGCTAGCAGCTTTGGAAATTATGACAAGGATTATGATAAAACGAACGATACATCATCAGGTCGTGTGAAAGTAAAAAGAACTAAAAGCAGTCTTTTTAAAGACTACTTAGTGGACTTTACGACTAATTCTAATTTGCACGGTCTCAAATATATCGGAGAGAAGGATCGTACTCCAGTTGAAaa AATTTTCTGGCTCTTTATGTTCACCTGCTGCGTAGTTCTTTGCTCTGGTTTGATTCGGAAGGTATGGATAAAGTGGAATGAGAGTCCAGTCATTGTGAGCTTTGCTGAAACCTCTACACCCGTGTGGCAG ATACCGTATCCAGCAGTGACGGTATGCTTCGAGACCAAGGCACGGCAGACAGTATTCAACTTCACGGATTACTATCACCTCTACTACAACAATGAGACCTACGCCAACATGACAGAGGAAGA GCGTAACACCTTTGAAGATATTTCTCTTGTGTGCGACGATCATCTTGCTCCGGGAACCGGCAGAAAAACCGCCGACGGCCGTGAAACTATAGAAGTTCTTAAAGGG CTGTCCCCCAATATGAGTGAGGTGTTCCTTGCGTGTAAATGGAAAGATGTGTTAAAAAATACGTGCGAAGCGTTGTTCCTGCCGATCCTAACGGAAGAAGGACATTGCTACACCTTCAACACTTTGGGAGCCGACGACATGTTTAGAGTGGAAAA TTTAAACACGGATTACCCCTACTTGAACAATGCCAATAAAACCTACTCGTGGACGCTAGAGACTGGATACTTTCCTAATACCACATTGGATGCATATCCGTATCGGGGCTcc GGTTACGGAGTGAAAGCAGGACTCACGTTCTTGCTTCGAGCTAAACAAGAGGAGCTGGATTACCTCTGCAAAGGTCCAGTACAAGGTTTTAAG ATCCTTCTCCACAACCCGGCAGAGTTACCGCGGGTGTCTCAACAATATTTCCGCGCGCCGCTGTCGCAGGAGGTCATCGCTGCCGTCAAGCCCAAGATGATGACCACCTCCGACGGCCTCAAGCCCTACGATCCTACCAG GCGCCAGTGCTATTTCCCCAGCGAGCGATATCTTCGCTACTTCAAAGTATACACGCAAGCTAATTGTGAAATGGAGTGCCTCACTAATTTCACCCTCGTGAGATGTGGCTGCGTGCAATTTGGGATGCCCC ATGGTCCAAATATACCGGTGTGCAACGCCGGCAGCGTGGCCTGCATCAAACAAGCCGCGA TGGAACTAGTAACGGCGGAAGTGAAGACAGGTTTGAATCAGCACTCAGAAGAAGATGTGAACCTGAGTGAGGCTAGGGTGGTGGCGGCCCAGTGCAAGTGCCTGCCGTCCTGCACCGCCATTGAGTACGAAGCGGAGACCTCGCAGGCTGATTACGACTGGAAGGCCATATTTAGGGCTTATCATCTACCTATTGAGGATGAGGATGAGGA tctGCTGTACGCGCGAGTGATGGTGTTCTTCAAGGAAGCCCAGTTCATAACATCGAAGCGGTCGGAGCTGTACGGCCAGACGGACTTCCTCGCCAACTGCGGCGGTCTACTTGGACTCTTCATGGGCTTCTCCTTCTTGAGCGTAGCCGAAATACTGTACTTCCTTACACTCAG AATCTGCTGCCTGTTATGGAAGCGACGTCAACATAAAGCGAAGAGATTCAAGCAAAACGCTGTCCTTAGTCCGGAGCCCGTTAAAGTTAAACAAATGTATACTGATTAA